Genomic window (Gelria sp. Kuro-4):
GGAGACAGTCCGCGAAGGGGTTTTAGTGGTGGAACCCGACCTTAGAATCAGCTTCACCAACCAAGCGGCCCGCCGCAACTTCTCCTGCCTTAACTTCGCGGCGTGTAAGTACCTGCCGGAGGTCTTTCCACCGGAGGTGGTGGCAGCCTGCCAGGAGGCTTTGGCCCAGGCGCGGGACGGCAAGAGCGAGCCCCGGCAGGTGGAACCGCACCTTGTGGTCGACGGCAGGGAAAGGGTGCTGCGCGTGTGCATCTACCCCCAGCCCTGCTGTGGCGGAACAGTCAATCTCACGTTGATGGTGACTGACATCACCGCCAGCTGGCTGCGCTTCAAACACCTGGAGACCCTTTCCTGCACCGACGAGCTTACGGGGCTGGGCAACTACCGCTTCCTCCGCGAACGCCTGGTGGAAGAAGTGGCCCTGGCCCGACGCCACGGCGAACCGCTGGCGCTGGCCATCATGGACCTGGATAACTTTAAATCTATCAACGACACTTACGGCCACCTGGCGGGGAACAGGGTACTACGGGAAGTAGCCGAGACCCTGCGCCGCGTAACCCGTGAAAGCGACATCGTCGCGCGCTTCGGCGGGGACGAGTTCGCCCTCATCATGCCGCTTACCATCCGCGACGAAGCCGAGGCGGCGGCGCAGCGGATTCACCACGCCGTCCGCCGGCTCACGGTGAAGGTGTCCGGCGGCACCGTGCGCGTCAGCACCAGCATCGGCCTGGCCTGTTTCCCGGAAGATGCCGGGGATCCCGAAGGCCTTATCGAAGCGGCCGACGCACGGCTCTATCACGCAAAAGAAGCAGCCGCCACCGCCGAAGGCAAGAGGGCCCGTGCCACCGCCGCACGGCAGTAAAAAGAGGCGCCCTTGCGCCTCTTTTGCGTTGCCCTTTTTTACCGGCCGACGCCGGCTGCACCCTGCCGCCTGGGTGCCTGCGCCGCCTGGCTGTACGGCAGAAGCTTCAGCACCTGAACCGCCAGCACCCCGCCGATGAGAGCGGTGACGAGCTGCGGCCAGCTGAAGGAGAACGAAAGCGCCTTGATGATGGGCGGTTTGAGCGTGATGAGCCCAAAGAGCAGCCGCACCGCCGCATAGAGGAAGGCGGCCTTGAGTACGGACCCTACCGCCACGCCCAGGTAGGGGCTTCTGTTCCTCAGCAGCGCAAAGCCCACGACGATGGCGGCATTGCCCGCCGCCACAATGGGAATCATGGGCAGGATGGGCGGCAGGTGGCCCTGCAGGAAGGCGACGATGGGCGCCACCACTGAGATGATCACCCCGCCGCCGACGCCCACCACCCCGGCCGCCACCACCAGGGCAGCGTTCACCAGCGAGCCCACTACGAAGATAGAAACCGGTTGCGGCATGGGGATAATCTGCCGCAGCATCTGAAACACCAGCGTAACTCCCAAAAGCACCGCCGTCCGCGTCCAGAACCGGGTCGATTTTCCCACTTTTCTCCTCTCCCTTCTGCTCAGCCCTATGGCCTCGCGGTCAGTTTGGCGTTGGGCTTGTGGCGTCGGGCGGTCGGCTTGGGGCGGCTCGGCAGTCGGCCTTTCGCTTTCGGCATTCCGCGGTTACCTGGTGCCGTGCGCCTGCAGCTTACGCCGCACGCCACTATGCTGATTATACTGCAGAGATTGACGAGTTGTAAACGAGCCCGGTGAAATTTAGCTTTCCCGCAGGAACCTTACTTCGCTTCCTGGAAGCCTGGTTTGGGCCCACCCAGCACCAGGTAAAGTCCCAGCGCCGCGAGAGCCGCCATCAGGCTGCCGAAGTAGAAAGGCGCGCGCGGCCCGAAGAGGTTCCAGAGGAGCCCGGCCAGGAGCGAAGCCGGCAGAAGGCCGATCCCCACCAGCGTGGCGTGGAGGCCGATCAAAGTGGCCTTCTGCTCCGCCGGGGCGATCTCCGCCACCAGCGCCTTCTCTACGCCTTCCGTAAAGGCCGAGTACAGACCGTAGAGCCCGAAGAGGTACCAGAGCGCCGCGGGATGGGCCACCACCGCGAAGCCCAGGTAGACCAGGGCGTACGCCAGGTGGCCGGCCACCAGCACGCCGCGCCGCCCCAGCCGGTCGGACAGGCGCCCGGCCGGGTAAGAGAAAAAGCTGTAAACCAGGTTGTAAGTAAGGTAAAGGAGGATCACCGCGGCATCGCTGAAACCCAGGTTCTTGGCCCTCAGAAGCAGGAACTGGTTCGAGCTGTTGCCGAGGGTGAAGAGGAAAACCACCACCAAGAAGGCGCGCAGGCGCGCATCCAGCGCCCACCAGTTGAGAGAAGGCGGGCGCCGGGCGGCAGCAGCGCGCTTTTTGGCTTCCCGGGCGAGAAAAAGCACGGCCACGCCCAGCGCCGCCGGGATAAGGGCGTAGAGGAAAACCGGCCGGAAATCGCCCCGGTACGTGGTTAAGAAGTAGTAACCCAGGATGACGCCTGCGCTCGCCCCCAGGGTGTCCATGGCCCGGTGCAGCCCGTAGGAACGGCCGAGCCGCTTCGGGTCGCTGGACTCGGCGATGAGCGCGTCGCGCGGGGCCGTACGGACACCCTTGCCGAAGCGATCCGCCACCCGGCCCCAGAGAACCCAGAGCCACGAAGTGCTGAAGACCAGGAAAACCTTGCCCAGGCCGGACAAGGAATAGCCGGCGATGGCCAGGGGCTTTCTACGGCCCACCTTGTCCGAGATGTAACCGGAGAACACTTTGAGCAGGCTGGCCAGGCTCTCGGCGATTCCCTCGATGAGCCCCACGATCGCCGGCGTGGCTCCAAGCTTAGCTGTGAGGTAGAGCGGGATCAGGGGATAAACCATCTCGCTGCTTATGTCCGTGAGCAGGCTGGTCAAACCCAGGATAATGATATTGTACATGCCTTCACACCCTTCCCTCCGCGGCTCTCCGCCGCGCGCCGCCCGGCCGCCGGCCGGGTTTCTTTATTTGTCCTCCGGACCAACGTTAAGGGTATACACCAGGTCGCTGAACTCCTTGAGGCGCTCGGCGCAGCGCTGAAGCAGCGCCTCCACCTCCTGCCGCCGGGGCGTGCCGAAGAAGTCGCGGCGCACCACCTTGGCCAGCCAGGAACGCAGCTTCTCCAGCTCCTCCTCGTTCTCTTCCACCTCGGCGAAGGTGAAGTTCTCGCGCTCTGTTTCGTGCTCCAGCTCGGCAAAGAAGTCATGGCACTTGTCGGCGATCTCGGCATACTCCAGGTTTCGCGCCTCGGCGAAGGCGGCCACAATCTTCTCTTCGACCGCTTCCGAGAGCCCCTCAGCCCGAAAGAGGAGCGCCTCCCCGCCCAGTTCCTGCACCTCGCCCAGTAAGAGTTCAAACTCCCTTTGGTGCTCCGGCCGGGCCGGCAGCACCCAGACCGACTGCAGCAGGCTTGCCGCACCGATCTTCTTGAGCCGGCGCCACACCGCCACCCGTCCCCGGGAGGGCTCAGCCGGCAAGGAGTAAGCGAAAAGCAGCCAGTCCTGCATCGCGGCAGCCACCTCCGTGTAACAACTACTACAATAGTAACGGCTGTTACACTGCATGTCAATCCCCCGGCAAAATTTTTATGCCGGGCGGAAGGATTCCCGGCCTGCGGTGACGAAGATTCCTTATGTAAGAATGGTGTTCCGTATAGAAGAACGAGGTGAGGCTCGTGCAGGATAATTCAGTTCTCCTCCAGTCGGTATCCAATGCCCTAACCATTCTGGAGCTTTTAGGCGCCGAGAAGGAGCTCGGCGTCGCCGACCTGGCGCGGCGCTTGGGACTGGCCAAAAGCACCGTTCACCGCCTCCTTACCACCCTGGAGGCGCATGGCTTCGCCGCGCAAAACCCAGCCACCGGCAAGTACCGGCTCGGCCTTAAGGCAGTGGCGGTGGCCGGGCGGGCGCTGGACCTTCTGGACTTTCGGCCGTTGGTGCGGCCTGTCCTGGTGAGGCTGCGCGACGAAACAGGAGAAACAGCTCACCTGGTTATTCGGGAGGGAGGGAAGGCCCTTTTCATTGACAAGGTGGAGTCGCAAAGCGCTATTCGTATGACCTCCCACGTGGGCTGGCAGGCCCCGCTCTACTGCACCGCCACCGGTAAGGTACTCCTGGCGTATGCGCCCCCCCAGGAGCGCGCGGCTCTGCTAGAGAACCTTGAGCTTAAAACCTACACCTCCAACACCATCACCGACCGGGCGCGCCTCGGCGCCGAACTCGAAGCCATTTTCAACCGCGGCTTCAGCTGCGACAACGAGGAGATCGAACTCGGCCTCTACTGCCTCGCCGCGCCCGTTTTCGGCCGGCGGGGGGAACTCGTGGCGGCGCTCAGCATCTCGGGGCCCGCCTCCCGCCTCAAAGACCGCCCTGAGCTCATCGCACGAGTGAAGCAGGCTGCGCGCGATGCATCGACCATGCTGGGCGCTCCCGAGGGCTGAAGCAGGGCCTGCCGCCACGACCTCAGGATGCCTTGCGGGCGCACCACTTACAAATGAGGAGGTTGGTTTTGTGGAACTAAAACTGTACGGTTTGGGCGGGCAGGGCGTGGTTACCGCCGCCAAGCTGCTGGCCAAGGCCGCAGTGGTCCACGCCGGGCTCTATGCCCAGGCGCTGCCGGCCTACGGGCACGAACGACGCGGCGCACCGGTGTACGCCTACCTGCGCCTTGCCGCCGCTCCCATCAAGGAAAAGTGTTTTGTCTACCGGCCGGACGTTGTCCTCGTCTTTGCGCCCTCGGTTATTGACCAGGGTATTGCTGTCCTCGAAGGCACCGGGCCGGACACGATCTTGGTGGTGAACAGCCGCGACGAAGCCGCGGCCCGCCTTCGCACCCTCGCAGGCAACCGGCCCGTGTATGAGGTCAACGCCTCCGCCGTCGCCCTGGCGGAAACTGGTCGCGACATCCCGAATGCCGCCATGCTGGGCGCCTTCGCCCAGGTGGCAGACATCGTTTCGCTGGACGACGTCTGTGCCGCCATCGCTGAAACATTCAAAGGAAAGGCAGGAGAAATCAATGCCCGCGCAGCCGAACGCGCCTACCGCGAAACCCGCCGTACCAACTAAATACCTGGGGCCGGTGGCCACCGTCTTTAAGGCCAGCCCTACCGGCTCCTGGCGCGATGTGCGCCCAGAACTTGTTAAGGAAAGGTGCATCGCCTGCGGCATCTGCGCTCAGCACTGCCCGCTCGATGTGATCACGGTGGGCAAAGAGGAATTCCACATTGACTACACGTACTGCAAGGGCTGTGGCATCTGCGCCAACGTTTGCCCGAAGGGCGCCCTTGCCATGCAGCCCGAAAGGAGAGAAGGCTAATGGCCGTAAAGCGCCGGCTGCTCGACGGCAACAGTGCCGCCGCGCTGGCCATGCAGATGGCCCGCGTGCAGGTGGCAGCCATGTACCCCATCACGCCCCAGAGCCCCATCGCCGAGGCCATGTCCGAGTTTGCGGCGCAGGGCTCCTATCCTAAGAAGTTCATGCGCGTCGAGTCGGAGCACTCCGCCCTCTCAGCCGCCGTCGGCGCCTGCCTGGTGGGGGCGCGGGCCGGCACCGCTACCTCTTCTGTAGGCCTGGCGCTCATGCACGAGGTGCTGGGCGTAGCTTCCGGAGTACGCGCGCCCATCGTCATGCCGGTGGTCAACCGCGCCCTGGCGGCCCCCTGGAGCCTGTGGGCCGACCACCAGGACGCCATGGCCGAGCGCGATTCAGGTTGGCTGCAGCTTTACGTGGAAAACGTCCAGGAAGTGTTTGACAGCGTGCTCATGGCCTACAAGATCGCCGAGGACCCGCGCGTGCTCCTTCCCATCATGGTCTGCCAGGACGGGTTCTTCGTCTCCCACAACTCGGAGGCCGTGGCGGTGCCGGCGCAGGAGGTTGTGGACGCCTTCCTCCCGCCCTACGAGCCCAAGAACGCCTATCTGGATCCGGCTTCGCCCCTGGTCATCGACGACCTCACCCCTCCCACCCTCTTTACCGAGCTTCGCTACCAGCAGAAGGAAGCTTTCGCGAACGCCCTTACGGTGATTGAGGAGGTGGGCGCAGAGTACGGGCGGCTGACGGGACGCACCTATGGACTGGTGGAAGAGTACCGGCTGGCCGATGCCGAAACCGCGCTCGTGGTGCTCGGCTCGGTGGCCGGTACAATGAAAGGCCTGGTGGACGAGCGCCGCGCTCTGGGCGAAAGGCTCGGCCTGCTGCGGATCAGGAGCTTCCGGCCCTTCCCGGCCGCCAAGATCCGCGCTGCGCTTACGGGTAGGAAAAGGGTGCTTGTCTTCGACCGCAGCGCCGGCCTGGGAAGCGACACGGCGCCGCTCTTCACGGAGGTGAAAGCGGCTCTGGCCGGCCTGTCTCCAGCGCCGCAACTCTTTGGCTACGTGGCCGGCCTGGGAGGACGCGATGTGATGCCCGCCACGCTGGCGCGCGCCCTGGCGGCGGCCGAAAAAGGCTCCGGCCAAGGGGTAAGCGCCTGGATCGACGTCAACCAGGCAGAAGTAGGAGGTGAAAAAGAGTGCTGAAAGTAGAATCACCCGCTAAGCACCTGATGGCCCATGGTATCAGTACCTGCGCCGGCTGCAGCATGGAACTCGCGGCCCGTTATCTCCTCAAGGCGGCCGGGCCCCAGTCCATTGTAGTGATCCCCCCCGGCTGCGCCGCCCTTCTTTCGGGGTTCGGCGCTGAAACCGTGGTTAAGGTTCCCGTGTTCCAGGGCAACCTGGAAAACACTGCCGCCTATGCCGCCGGCATCCGGGCCGGGCTGGAAGTCCTCGGCAAAGAAGGGATTAACGTGGTCGGCTTCGCCGGCGACGGGGCCACCGTGGACATCGGCCTGCAGGCCCTCTCGGCGGCGTTCGAACGCGGCGACCATATCCTTTATGTTTGCTATGACAACGAGGCGTATATGAACACCGGTATCCAGGGCAGCGCCTCCACCTTCCCCGACGCCTGGACCACCACTACGCCGGCCGGAAAAGAGGGCCTGGGTAAGAATATGCTCGAGATCGCTGCAGCCCACCGCATCCCGTACGCAGCCACGGCCTCGGCCGGCTATGTGAACGATCTGGCCCGCAAGTTGACCGCCGCCGTTCAGGCGGCCCGGGAAAAGGGCCCGGCTTATCTGCACATCAGTACCCCCTGCCCCACCGGCTGGCGGTTCGATCCTGCCCTGACCATTGCGGTGGCTAAAGCGGCCGTCCAGACCCGCGCTTGGAACCTGGTGGAAGTGGTGGACGGCGACTGGCGCCTCACTGTAGAAGTCAAGGATCCCAAACCCATTGGCGAGTATCTAAGGCTGCAGGGGCGCTTCCGCGCGCTCACCCCGGAACAGGAAGCAAAGCTTCAGCAGCTTGTGGATAGTGAGTACGAAAAGCTCCTGGCGCACCT
Coding sequences:
- a CDS encoding thiamine pyrophosphate-dependent enzyme, coding for MLKVESPAKHLMAHGISTCAGCSMELAARYLLKAAGPQSIVVIPPGCAALLSGFGAETVVKVPVFQGNLENTAAYAAGIRAGLEVLGKEGINVVGFAGDGATVDIGLQALSAAFERGDHILYVCYDNEAYMNTGIQGSASTFPDAWTTTTPAGKEGLGKNMLEIAAAHRIPYAATASAGYVNDLARKLTAAVQAAREKGPAYLHISTPCPTGWRFDPALTIAVAKAAVQTRAWNLVEVVDGDWRLTVEVKDPKPIGEYLRLQGRFRALTPEQEAKLQQLVDSEYEKLLAHLK
- a CDS encoding MFS transporter; this translates as MYNIIILGLTSLLTDISSEMVYPLIPLYLTAKLGATPAIVGLIEGIAESLASLLKVFSGYISDKVGRRKPLAIAGYSLSGLGKVFLVFSTSWLWVLWGRVADRFGKGVRTAPRDALIAESSDPKRLGRSYGLHRAMDTLGASAGVILGYYFLTTYRGDFRPVFLYALIPAALGVAVLFLAREAKKRAAAARRPPSLNWWALDARLRAFLVVVFLFTLGNSSNQFLLLRAKNLGFSDAAVILLYLTYNLVYSFFSYPAGRLSDRLGRRGVLVAGHLAYALVYLGFAVVAHPAALWYLFGLYGLYSAFTEGVEKALVAEIAPAEQKATLIGLHATLVGIGLLPASLLAGLLWNLFGPRAPFYFGSLMAALAALGLYLVLGGPKPGFQEAK
- the porA gene encoding pyruvate ferredoxin oxidoreductase; this encodes MAVKRRLLDGNSAAALAMQMARVQVAAMYPITPQSPIAEAMSEFAAQGSYPKKFMRVESEHSALSAAVGACLVGARAGTATSSVGLALMHEVLGVASGVRAPIVMPVVNRALAAPWSLWADHQDAMAERDSGWLQLYVENVQEVFDSVLMAYKIAEDPRVLLPIMVCQDGFFVSHNSEAVAVPAQEVVDAFLPPYEPKNAYLDPASPLVIDDLTPPTLFTELRYQQKEAFANALTVIEEVGAEYGRLTGRTYGLVEEYRLADAETALVVLGSVAGTMKGLVDERRALGERLGLLRIRSFRPFPAAKIRAALTGRKRVLVFDRSAGLGSDTAPLFTEVKAALAGLSPAPQLFGYVAGLGGRDVMPATLARALAAAEKGSGQGVSAWIDVNQAEVGGEKEC
- a CDS encoding diguanylate cyclase, with product MSRSRLVFWVLVFLTAPGPLLLRFSSYTDLDAPFMLYAIPALLAAGIWGRRGGIAAGSAAAALTLLATLQDSRLHPLPGVVDTLVLAGVLLTAPIGAGILLERERRARGFYAALVETVREGVLVVEPDLRISFTNQAARRNFSCLNFAACKYLPEVFPPEVVAACQEALAQARDGKSEPRQVEPHLVVDGRERVLRVCIYPQPCCGGTVNLTLMVTDITASWLRFKHLETLSCTDELTGLGNYRFLRERLVEEVALARRHGEPLALAIMDLDNFKSINDTYGHLAGNRVLREVAETLRRVTRESDIVARFGGDEFALIMPLTIRDEAEAAAQRIHHAVRRLTVKVSGGTVRVSTSIGLACFPEDAGDPEGLIEAADARLYHAKEAAATAEGKRARATAARQ
- a CDS encoding ECF transporter S component — its product is MGKSTRFWTRTAVLLGVTLVFQMLRQIIPMPQPVSIFVVGSLVNAALVVAAGVVGVGGGVIISVVAPIVAFLQGHLPPILPMIPIVAAGNAAIVVGFALLRNRSPYLGVAVGSVLKAAFLYAAVRLLFGLITLKPPIIKALSFSFSWPQLVTALIGGVLAVQVLKLLPYSQAAQAPRRQGAAGVGR
- a CDS encoding Chromate resistance protein ChrB → MQDWLLFAYSLPAEPSRGRVAVWRRLKKIGAASLLQSVWVLPARPEHQREFELLLGEVQELGGEALLFRAEGLSEAVEEKIVAAFAEARNLEYAEIADKCHDFFAELEHETERENFTFAEVEENEEELEKLRSWLAKVVRRDFFGTPRRQEVEALLQRCAERLKEFSDLVYTLNVGPEDK
- a CDS encoding 2-oxoacid:acceptor oxidoreductase family protein, giving the protein MELKLYGLGGQGVVTAAKLLAKAAVVHAGLYAQALPAYGHERRGAPVYAYLRLAAAPIKEKCFVYRPDVVLVFAPSVIDQGIAVLEGTGPDTILVVNSRDEAAARLRTLAGNRPVYEVNASAVALAETGRDIPNAAMLGAFAQVADIVSLDDVCAAIAETFKGKAGEINARAAERAYRETRRTN
- a CDS encoding IclR family transcriptional regulator, producing MQDNSVLLQSVSNALTILELLGAEKELGVADLARRLGLAKSTVHRLLTTLEAHGFAAQNPATGKYRLGLKAVAVAGRALDLLDFRPLVRPVLVRLRDETGETAHLVIREGGKALFIDKVESQSAIRMTSHVGWQAPLYCTATGKVLLAYAPPQERAALLENLELKTYTSNTITDRARLGAELEAIFNRGFSCDNEEIELGLYCLAAPVFGRRGELVAALSISGPASRLKDRPELIARVKQAARDASTMLGAPEG
- a CDS encoding 4Fe-4S binding protein, translating into MPAQPNAPTAKPAVPTKYLGPVATVFKASPTGSWRDVRPELVKERCIACGICAQHCPLDVITVGKEEFHIDYTYCKGCGICANVCPKGALAMQPERREG